One region of Carbonactinospora thermoautotrophica genomic DNA includes:
- a CDS encoding NUDIX hydrolase has protein sequence MARLSARGSRRRRLRKVEETSAGGLVVDRTTLVPRAALIGRIDRQGKLVWSLPKGHIENGESPADAAVREVEEETGIRGRVLALLGIIDFWFVAEDRRVHKTVHHYLMEAAGGELSADDIEVDQVAWVPLPEVGARLAYADERRLVGRVPHLLAKIA, from the coding sequence ATGGCCCGTCTGAGCGCTCGAGGTTCGCGCCGCAGACGACTACGCAAGGTTGAGGAGACGTCTGCGGGCGGGCTCGTCGTGGACCGGACCACCCTGGTCCCGCGGGCCGCTCTCATCGGGCGCATCGACCGGCAAGGCAAACTGGTGTGGTCCCTGCCCAAGGGCCACATCGAGAACGGGGAAAGCCCGGCGGACGCCGCGGTCCGCGAGGTCGAGGAGGAGACCGGCATTCGTGGTCGTGTGCTCGCCCTGCTCGGGATCATCGACTTCTGGTTCGTGGCGGAGGACCGGCGCGTCCACAAGACTGTGCACCACTACCTGATGGAGGCCGCTGGCGGCGAGCTCTCCGCCGACGATATCGAGGTCGACCAAGTCGCATGGGTACCGCTTCCGGAGGTGGGCGCCCGGCTCGCGTACGCGGACGAACGGCGCCTGGTGGGCCGCGTGCCGCACCTGCTCGCGAAAATCGCATGA